A single window of Sneathiella limimaris DNA harbors:
- the purL gene encoding phosphoribosylformylglycinamidine synthase subunit PurL, with the protein MTEITKEIVAEHGLSESEYEQVLTILGREPNLTELGIFSVMWSEHCSYKSSKKWLKTLPTEAPWVICGPGENAGVIDIGDGQAAIFKMESHNHPSYIEPYQGAATGVGGILRDVFTMGARPIANMNALRFGRPDHPKTRHLVSGVVAGIGGYGNCMGIPTVGGETNFHESYDGNILVNAMTVGLADTDNIFYSAAAGVGNPVVYVGSKTGRDGIHGATMASAEFDDDSEEKRPTVQVGDPFTEKLLLEACLELMATDAIVAIQDMGAAGLTSSSFEMADKGGVGIQLDLDHVPMREEGMTPYEIMLSESQERMLMILKPGREAEAKAIFEKWELDFAVIGKVTDTGRMVLTMNGEVAADLPVAPLADSAPEYDRPWVKTEPAAPLMGDALSAPDDLKATLLKMMGSSAIASRKWIWEQYDHMVMGDTIQRPGGDAGVVRVHGTQKALAITTDCTPRYCKADPQTGGAQAVVETWRNLTATGAKPLAITDCMNFGNPERPEIMGQFVGCINGMREACLALDYPVISGNVSLYNETNGTGIYPTPAIGGVGLLADSEKMSTLALKSAGETIFVVGETRGEMGQSIYLKEIEGREEGAPPSIDLKAERQNGDFVRDMIEQGLLTASHDISDGGFLVALTEMALAGNLGANLEIETDIPLHAYCFAEDQARYIVTAAPENSEKIVEMAKNSGIPLQIVGTTGHNELKVNEQFAISVKEVKEVHANWLPQLMTVPGN; encoded by the coding sequence ATGACTGAGATCACTAAAGAAATCGTAGCGGAACATGGGTTGTCAGAGAGTGAATATGAACAAGTTCTGACAATCCTGGGCCGAGAGCCTAACCTTACAGAGCTGGGAATCTTCTCTGTAATGTGGAGTGAACACTGCTCCTACAAATCATCCAAAAAGTGGCTGAAAACACTCCCAACAGAAGCCCCATGGGTTATCTGTGGGCCTGGTGAAAACGCGGGCGTAATTGATATTGGTGACGGGCAAGCCGCCATTTTCAAAATGGAAAGTCATAACCACCCTTCCTATATTGAACCTTACCAAGGGGCAGCTACCGGTGTTGGCGGGATCCTTCGGGATGTCTTCACCATGGGAGCCCGCCCCATTGCAAATATGAACGCCCTCCGCTTTGGACGGCCTGATCATCCCAAAACTCGTCATCTGGTTTCCGGTGTCGTCGCCGGTATCGGTGGATACGGGAACTGCATGGGTATTCCAACCGTTGGCGGCGAAACCAACTTCCATGAAAGTTACGATGGCAACATCCTTGTCAACGCCATGACAGTTGGACTAGCAGATACTGACAATATTTTCTATTCGGCTGCTGCAGGCGTCGGAAATCCAGTTGTTTACGTAGGCTCAAAAACCGGTCGTGACGGAATTCATGGCGCGACTATGGCTTCCGCTGAATTTGATGACGACAGTGAAGAGAAGCGCCCAACCGTTCAAGTCGGTGACCCCTTCACAGAAAAACTTTTATTGGAAGCCTGTCTTGAACTGATGGCGACAGATGCAATCGTTGCCATTCAGGATATGGGCGCCGCAGGTCTTACCTCCTCCTCCTTTGAAATGGCAGATAAAGGCGGTGTTGGCATCCAATTGGATCTGGATCATGTCCCCATGCGTGAAGAAGGTATGACACCATATGAAATTATGCTGTCAGAAAGTCAGGAGCGGATGCTCATGATCCTGAAACCGGGCCGCGAAGCAGAAGCCAAAGCCATTTTCGAAAAATGGGAACTGGACTTTGCGGTAATCGGTAAGGTCACGGACACAGGTCGCATGGTCCTCACCATGAACGGAGAGGTCGCTGCTGACTTGCCAGTTGCTCCACTCGCCGACAGCGCTCCCGAATATGACCGCCCTTGGGTTAAGACAGAACCCGCAGCACCGCTTATGGGTGATGCTTTAAGTGCGCCTGATGATTTGAAAGCAACGCTTTTGAAAATGATGGGATCATCCGCAATTGCCAGCCGCAAATGGATTTGGGAGCAGTATGACCACATGGTTATGGGTGATACCATTCAGCGACCAGGCGGTGATGCAGGCGTAGTCCGCGTTCATGGAACCCAGAAAGCGCTTGCCATAACAACTGATTGCACGCCTCGCTATTGCAAAGCAGACCCGCAGACAGGTGGTGCCCAGGCAGTTGTTGAAACCTGGAGAAACCTGACCGCAACAGGCGCAAAGCCTCTCGCGATTACAGACTGCATGAATTTTGGTAATCCTGAACGGCCAGAGATTATGGGTCAGTTTGTTGGCTGCATTAATGGAATGAGAGAGGCCTGCCTTGCCCTCGACTATCCAGTGATTTCAGGTAACGTCTCGCTTTACAACGAGACCAATGGAACCGGAATTTACCCAACTCCTGCGATCGGCGGTGTTGGTTTACTAGCTGATTCTGAGAAAATGTCGACTCTCGCTCTGAAATCTGCGGGTGAAACAATCTTTGTCGTTGGTGAAACCCGCGGGGAGATGGGTCAATCAATTTATCTGAAGGAAATCGAAGGTCGTGAAGAAGGCGCCCCACCAAGTATCGACCTGAAGGCCGAACGCCAGAACGGTGACTTTGTCCGTGATATGATTGAGCAAGGCCTGCTAACCGCAAGTCACGATATTTCAGATGGTGGTTTCTTGGTCGCTCTTACAGAAATGGCGTTGGCTGGAAATTTAGGGGCAAATCTGGAGATTGAGACAGATATTCCCCTTCATGCTTATTGTTTCGCTGAGGATCAGGCGCGATATATTGTGACAGCCGCCCCAGAAAACAGCGAAAAAATCGTTGAAATGGCGAAAAATTCTGGCATCCCCCTTCAAATAGTTGGAACGACCGGTCATAATGAGTTGAAGGTTAATGAGCAATTCGCCATATCAGTGAAAGAAGTTAAAGAGGTACATGCCAACTGGCTTCCTCAATTGATGACAGTACCAGGGAATTAA
- the purQ gene encoding phosphoribosylformylglycinamidine synthase subunit PurQ has protein sequence MKAAVIVFPGSNCDRDMKVAIEQSMGKSPDMVWHGDTELPETDLIAIPGGFSYGDYLRCGAIAGNSPIMREVVKKAANGTPVLAVCNGFQVATETGMLMGALLRNANQKFICKDVDLKVISQNERFVGAFEQGQTVRFPVAHHDGNFYADDESLKRLNGEGMIAFKYANSEGEVTDDTNINGSVENIAGIYNEAGNILGLMPHPERLISDQLGGTDGKTFFDNLINSLN, from the coding sequence ATGAAGGCTGCTGTGATTGTTTTTCCCGGGTCGAACTGCGACAGGGATATGAAAGTTGCCATTGAACAGTCCATGGGCAAAAGCCCAGATATGGTCTGGCATGGAGACACTGAACTGCCGGAAACTGACCTAATTGCAATTCCAGGCGGATTTTCCTACGGAGACTACCTCCGATGCGGCGCCATTGCTGGCAATTCCCCGATTATGCGGGAAGTTGTTAAAAAAGCCGCGAATGGAACGCCAGTCCTTGCCGTCTGTAACGGTTTTCAGGTCGCTACGGAAACGGGTATGTTAATGGGCGCTTTGCTTCGCAATGCCAATCAGAAATTTATCTGCAAGGATGTTGACTTAAAGGTGATTTCCCAGAACGAACGTTTTGTAGGTGCCTTTGAACAAGGTCAAACGGTTCGCTTCCCCGTCGCACATCATGACGGTAATTTTTATGCCGATGATGAAAGTCTGAAGCGTCTGAACGGTGAAGGCATGATTGCCTTCAAATATGCCAATAGCGAAGGCGAAGTCACTGACGACACAAACATTAACGGGTCTGTAGAAAACATTGCGGGCATATACAATGAAGCTGGCAATATCCTTGGCCTGATGCCACACCCTGAGAGGCTGATAAGTGATCAGCTTGGCGGAACTGATGGCAAAACCTTCTTTGACAACCTGATTAACTCTCTGAACTGA
- the purS gene encoding phosphoribosylformylglycinamidine synthase subunit PurS, translating into MKARVTISLKNGVLDPQGKAIEHALHGLGFEGVNDVRQGKVIELDLGDLDKASAPAQVEKMCTQLLANTVIENYSIELLD; encoded by the coding sequence ATGAAAGCACGCGTAACCATTTCTCTTAAAAACGGCGTTCTGGACCCACAAGGCAAAGCCATTGAACATGCTCTGCACGGTCTCGGTTTCGAAGGCGTAAATGATGTCCGTCAGGGGAAAGTCATTGAACTAGATCTTGGTGATCTGGATAAGGCTTCAGCGCCTGCCCAGGTTGAGAAAATGTGCACCCAGTTGCTGGCAAACACTGTTATCGAGAATTACAGCATCGAGTTGCTGGATTAA
- the purC gene encoding phosphoribosylaminoimidazolesuccinocarboxamide synthase, with protein MTRRRRVYEGKAKVLFEGPEPGTLVQYFKDDATAFNGVKKSTVTGKGVLNNRISEHLMSRLGEIGIPNHFIRRLNMREQLIKEVEIVPVEVIVRNVAAGSICSRLGLTEGAPLPRTLVEFCYKSDELNDPLIAEEHITTFGWATAEEIEDIMTLTLRVNDFLCGLFTAIGIRLIDFKLEFGRHYEDDEMQIILADEISPDNCRLWDMATNEKLDKDRFRRDLGGVEDAYQEVARRLGILPESGPNDLKGSNSLQ; from the coding sequence ATGACCCGCCGTAGACGTGTCTACGAAGGTAAGGCCAAAGTTCTTTTTGAAGGGCCAGAGCCTGGTACTCTCGTTCAATATTTTAAAGATGATGCAACCGCTTTTAATGGCGTCAAAAAATCAACGGTAACTGGCAAGGGGGTTCTGAACAATCGGATCTCTGAGCATTTGATGAGCCGGTTAGGCGAAATTGGTATCCCCAATCATTTTATTCGCCGCCTGAACATGCGCGAGCAACTCATCAAGGAAGTCGAAATTGTTCCTGTTGAAGTTATTGTTCGTAACGTCGCCGCTGGCTCCATTTGTTCCCGGCTGGGTCTAACAGAAGGCGCGCCCCTGCCCCGAACACTGGTCGAGTTCTGTTACAAATCGGATGAACTGAACGATCCTTTGATTGCTGAAGAGCATATCACCACATTCGGCTGGGCCACTGCAGAAGAGATCGAAGACATCATGACCCTTACACTTCGGGTCAACGATTTCCTTTGCGGCCTGTTCACGGCAATCGGTATCAGACTGATTGATTTTAAACTGGAATTTGGCCGCCACTACGAAGACGATGAAATGCAGATCATCCTCGCTGATGAGATTAGCCCGGACAACTGTCGTCTTTGGGACATGGCAACCAATGAGAAACTGGATAAGGATCGTTTCCGTCGAGATCTCGGCGGCGTAGAGGATGCTTATCAAGAAGTCGCCCGACGCTTGGGGATCTTGCCCGAAAGCGGGCCTAACGATCTGAAAGGGTCGAATTCACTGCAATAA
- a CDS encoding DUF1476 domain-containing protein — protein MSGIDDRGKAHENKFAHDSDLEFKAVARRNKLLGEWAAGLMGLEGDAVAAYAKEVVIADLEEKGHEDVFRKIRQDLDAKNVDMSDHRIRREMEDLLVKARDQIQNES, from the coding sequence ATGTCAGGTATTGATGATCGGGGTAAGGCTCACGAAAACAAGTTCGCGCATGACAGTGACCTTGAATTCAAGGCGGTTGCCCGTCGTAATAAATTATTAGGTGAATGGGCTGCTGGTCTGATGGGACTGGAAGGTGATGCTGTTGCGGCTTATGCCAAAGAGGTTGTGATTGCAGATCTTGAAGAAAAAGGCCACGAAGACGTGTTCCGCAAAATCCGTCAGGATTTGGATGCTAAAAACGTCGATATGTCTGATCACCGTATTCGCCGGGAAATGGAAGATCTATTGGTAAAGGCTCGCGATCAGATTCAAAACGAATCCTGA
- a CDS encoding GNAT family N-acetyltransferase has product MVETERLILRQWQDCDFEPFAQMSADPKVMQYFPSCLSRQESDQLAAKIKERIEENGFGFWAIEVKKTGQFAGFTGLNVPGYELPFEPTFEIGWRLALEFWGQSIAYEAAKASLAFAFQNLNKEEIVSFTAAQNQPSRNLMERLGFTHNEETFAHPMLPADHALSQHVLYRLQKKDWIHHTK; this is encoded by the coding sequence ATGGTCGAAACCGAAAGATTGATATTACGGCAGTGGCAAGACTGTGACTTTGAACCCTTTGCTCAAATGAGCGCAGATCCAAAAGTCATGCAGTACTTTCCGTCATGTCTTTCTCGTCAAGAAAGTGATCAGCTTGCCGCCAAGATCAAAGAACGAATAGAGGAAAATGGGTTTGGGTTTTGGGCAATTGAAGTCAAGAAAACAGGTCAATTTGCGGGCTTCACTGGTTTAAATGTACCGGGATATGAACTCCCATTTGAACCAACCTTTGAGATCGGTTGGCGCCTGGCATTAGAATTTTGGGGTCAAAGTATTGCCTACGAGGCTGCGAAGGCCTCTTTAGCTTTTGCATTCCAAAACTTGAACAAAGAGGAAATTGTTTCCTTCACGGCGGCTCAGAACCAACCCTCGAGAAATTTAATGGAAAGACTGGGATTTACTCACAATGAAGAGACATTTGCCCATCCTATGCTGCCGGCAGACCACGCACTCAGTCAGCACGTTCTCTATCGACTTCAAAAGAAAGACTGGATCCACCACACTAAATAA
- the purB gene encoding adenylosuccinate lyase — protein MIPRYSRPDMTAIWEPKSKFQIWFEIEAHACDAQAKLGVIPKEAAKAVWERGNFDIDRIDEIERETKHDVIAFLTNLQEYVGDEARFVHQGMTSSDVLDTCLNVQLTKAADILLEDMDKLLEVIKAKALAHKMDVCVGRSHGIHAEPVTFGLKMAQAYAEFARNKERLEHARKEIATCAISGAVGTFANIDPFVEEHVAKSMGLEVEPISTQVIPRDRHAMFFATLGVIASSIERVAVEIRHLQRTEVLEAEEYFSPGQKGSSAMPHKRNPVLTENLTGLARLVRMATIPAMENVALWHERDISHSSVERGIGPDATITLDFALARLTGVIEKLVVYPENMMNNMNKLGGLIHSQRVLLALTQAGVSREDAYRLVQRNAMVVWREGADFLELLKNDKEVSAALSDEQLESVFDLEYHTKHVDTLFKRVF, from the coding sequence ATGATACCCCGTTATTCACGCCCCGATATGACAGCCATCTGGGAGCCTAAATCCAAATTCCAGATCTGGTTTGAAATTGAAGCCCACGCCTGTGACGCTCAGGCTAAATTGGGGGTTATTCCAAAAGAAGCCGCAAAAGCCGTTTGGGAGCGTGGCAACTTTGATATTGATCGCATTGATGAGATTGAACGGGAAACCAAACATGACGTGATCGCTTTTCTAACCAATCTTCAAGAGTATGTTGGTGACGAAGCGCGGTTTGTACATCAAGGAATGACCTCATCGGATGTTTTGGACACCTGCCTGAACGTACAGCTCACGAAAGCGGCAGATATCCTCCTTGAAGATATGGATAAGCTTCTGGAAGTTATCAAAGCGAAAGCGTTGGCCCACAAAATGGACGTCTGTGTTGGCCGGTCCCACGGTATTCATGCAGAACCTGTGACATTTGGCCTCAAAATGGCACAAGCCTATGCGGAATTCGCCCGCAACAAGGAACGGCTTGAACACGCCCGCAAAGAAATCGCAACCTGTGCAATTTCCGGAGCTGTCGGTACCTTCGCCAACATCGATCCCTTTGTCGAAGAGCATGTCGCTAAATCCATGGGCTTGGAAGTCGAACCCATCTCCACTCAGGTTATCCCACGGGATCGCCATGCGATGTTCTTCGCAACACTTGGCGTTATTGCGAGCTCAATTGAACGTGTAGCTGTTGAAATCCGTCACCTACAGCGGACTGAAGTTCTAGAAGCGGAAGAATATTTCTCACCAGGGCAAAAAGGCTCTTCTGCCATGCCACATAAAAGAAACCCAGTGCTGACAGAAAACCTGACAGGTCTTGCACGTTTGGTGCGGATGGCCACAATTCCAGCAATGGAAAATGTAGCGCTCTGGCATGAGCGGGACATTTCCCACTCCTCCGTTGAACGCGGAATTGGTCCTGACGCAACGATTACACTTGATTTTGCACTTGCGCGGCTTACTGGTGTTATTGAAAAGCTTGTTGTTTACCCTGAAAACATGATGAACAACATGAACAAATTGGGCGGTCTAATCCACTCTCAACGTGTTCTGCTTGCCCTTACGCAAGCGGGTGTTAGTCGGGAAGATGCCTACCGTCTCGTTCAGCGGAACGCCATGGTTGTCTGGCGCGAAGGCGCTGACTTCTTGGAACTTCTGAAAAATGATAAAGAAGTGAGTGCAGCGCTTTCAGATGAACAGCTGGAGAGCGTTTTCGACCTCGAATATCATACCAAGCATGTGGATACTTTGTTCAAGCGGGTATTCTGA
- a CDS encoding TetR/AcrR family transcriptional regulator codes for MNTETDQEILEATIFVFANKLDGTLDDVAKKAGVSRVTINRRFGKKTDLLISAQKFSIRQFNSVLRKARSSKQNSMDKLLFVLTEYYRLRHHHLFLMRTLVDEEDKNRKNFARQLEVIEQLVKNAQARGYIRQELPPAWVAAFMDFLVITANSTRYRGIVAERDLRDHIWNTFKYGVAPTRTI; via the coding sequence ATGAACACTGAAACGGACCAAGAGATTTTAGAGGCGACCATATTTGTTTTTGCGAACAAGTTGGATGGAACTTTGGATGATGTTGCAAAGAAAGCGGGTGTTTCGAGGGTTACCATTAATCGACGTTTTGGCAAAAAAACAGACCTTCTGATTTCAGCACAGAAATTTAGCATTCGCCAGTTCAACAGTGTTTTGCGAAAAGCTCGGTCATCAAAACAGAACTCCATGGACAAACTTTTGTTCGTTTTGACTGAATATTACCGTCTCAGGCATCATCATCTGTTTTTAATGAGAACTTTGGTGGATGAAGAAGACAAAAACAGAAAGAATTTTGCCCGGCAGCTTGAAGTAATTGAGCAGTTGGTAAAGAACGCTCAAGCAAGGGGGTACATTCGGCAGGAGCTTCCGCCAGCATGGGTTGCTGCCTTTATGGATTTTCTGGTGATAACCGCAAATAGTACAAGATATCGGGGAATTGTTGCCGAGAGAGATCTGCGTGATCATATCTGGAATACGTTTAAATATGGCGTCGCGCCAACTCGCACCATTTAA
- the radC gene encoding RadC family protein has protein sequence MTSEDRQYPVSPSKIPDTGIEETPISPSKEILFNFPDETEQSFAVEDSADSKNHKEGHRERLRKKVLNSGAEALADYELLEFLLFSAYPRGDTKPLAKRLIHEFKDLGGVLTASPEKLKKINGVGDTSVAIIKVAEKLGEKILRSRVENRNIIGSWQALLEYCQGTMGRKEIEHFRILFLNNRHFLIADEVQQTGTINQAAVYPREVIKRALELGATSLILVHNHPSGDTSPSRSDIQITEEIVKAAEALQITIHDHLIVSANEYSSMKSMGLL, from the coding sequence ATGACATCTGAAGATCGGCAATACCCAGTCTCTCCATCAAAAATTCCAGACACAGGAATTGAAGAGACACCGATCTCCCCTTCGAAAGAAATATTATTTAATTTTCCCGATGAAACAGAGCAATCCTTCGCCGTTGAGGATTCAGCTGATTCCAAAAACCACAAAGAAGGTCATCGGGAAAGGCTGAGAAAAAAAGTTCTGAATAGCGGGGCTGAAGCCCTCGCCGACTATGAACTTCTTGAATTCCTCTTGTTCAGCGCTTACCCGCGGGGAGATACAAAGCCCCTTGCAAAACGCCTGATCCACGAGTTTAAGGATCTGGGTGGTGTGCTTACCGCCAGCCCAGAAAAACTAAAAAAAATAAACGGGGTTGGGGATACATCTGTTGCTATAATCAAAGTTGCAGAGAAATTGGGCGAAAAGATCCTTCGCAGCCGCGTAGAAAATCGAAACATCATTGGCTCCTGGCAGGCTTTGCTGGAATATTGCCAAGGAACGATGGGGCGAAAAGAAATTGAACATTTCAGGATATTATTTCTGAACAATCGACATTTCCTGATCGCAGACGAAGTCCAACAAACAGGAACCATCAATCAAGCAGCCGTTTACCCCCGCGAAGTGATCAAACGCGCTTTGGAACTTGGGGCTACATCTCTCATATTAGTGCATAACCACCCATCAGGAGACACCTCTCCTTCCCGCTCAGATATTCAAATCACTGAAGAAATCGTCAAGGCAGCAGAAGCTTTGCAAATCACTATTCACGATCATCTGATTGTCAGTGCAAACGAATATAGCAGTATGAAGTCAATGGGACTTCTCTAG
- the map gene encoding type I methionyl aminopeptidase encodes MKYKASSETPVENTGVIKLHGEEGFEGMRKAGQLAAETLDMIAEHIVPGITTDEINTLCHDFITERGGKCAPLGYRGFPKSVCTSINHVVCHGIPGPKKLQNGDIVNIDVTPTLDGWHGDTSRMFVAGKPSIKAKRLIDVTYECLMRGIEVVKPGATTGDIGFAIQQYAEKNRCSVVRDFCGHGLGQVFHDVPNIVHYGRPGEGVELRPGMIFTIEPMINLGKWQVKVLEDGWTAVTKDRSLSAQFEHSLGVTETGYEIFTLSPKGLNCPPYDI; translated from the coding sequence ATGAAATACAAAGCCAGCAGCGAAACCCCTGTTGAAAACACAGGCGTCATCAAACTTCATGGTGAAGAAGGCTTTGAAGGTATGCGCAAAGCTGGTCAACTGGCAGCTGAGACCCTGGATATGATTGCAGAGCATATTGTTCCAGGCATCACAACAGATGAGATCAACACTCTTTGCCATGATTTTATTACTGAACGCGGCGGCAAATGCGCTCCGCTTGGATATAGAGGGTTTCCAAAATCTGTATGCACCTCGATCAATCATGTTGTTTGTCACGGTATTCCCGGACCCAAAAAATTGCAAAATGGGGACATCGTCAATATTGATGTCACGCCGACCCTCGATGGCTGGCATGGGGATACAAGCCGTATGTTTGTCGCGGGCAAACCCAGCATCAAGGCCAAGCGGCTTATTGACGTTACCTATGAATGCCTGATGCGTGGCATTGAGGTTGTGAAACCCGGTGCTACGACTGGTGATATCGGTTTTGCCATTCAACAATATGCAGAAAAAAATCGTTGCTCTGTTGTTCGGGATTTTTGTGGTCATGGGCTTGGACAAGTTTTCCATGATGTCCCCAACATTGTCCATTATGGACGGCCGGGTGAAGGCGTGGAACTGCGCCCTGGAATGATTTTCACTATTGAACCCATGATTAATTTGGGTAAATGGCAAGTTAAAGTTCTGGAGGATGGATGGACTGCCGTAACAAAAGATCGGTCCCTCTCCGCTCAGTTCGAACATTCACTTGGCGTGACCGAAACTGGATATGAGATATTTACACTTTCACCAAAAGGGTTAAACTGTCCCCCATATGACATCTGA
- the sfsA gene encoding DNA/RNA nuclease SfsA: protein MKFPSPLIKGTLIKRYKRFLSDIELDNGDIITAHCANSGSMMGLKEPGYKVWVSPANNPNRKLKYTWELVNTGTAMVGINTSHPNKIVTEAISEGLVPELAGYTNIRNEVKYGKNSRIDVLLQAEDQPDCYVEVKNVTLLREKGVAEFPDAVTARGTKHLLELIDMVEAGHRAVMFYLVQRDDSSQFKIAADIDLAYADALKKARKHGVEVLCYDCKLSADAIEINKPVPLAL from the coding sequence ATGAAATTCCCAAGCCCCCTAATTAAAGGCACCCTTATCAAACGCTATAAGCGGTTTCTATCTGATATCGAGCTTGATAATGGCGACATTATTACCGCTCATTGCGCAAACTCCGGATCCATGATGGGCTTAAAGGAACCTGGTTATAAAGTTTGGGTCTCCCCAGCAAACAACCCCAACCGAAAACTTAAATATACCTGGGAGTTGGTCAACACCGGAACAGCTATGGTTGGAATTAACACGTCCCACCCCAATAAGATTGTAACGGAGGCCATTTCAGAAGGTTTGGTTCCGGAACTAGCGGGATACACTAACATTCGTAACGAAGTTAAGTACGGCAAAAATTCCCGAATTGATGTGTTATTACAAGCTGAAGATCAACCAGACTGCTATGTCGAAGTCAAAAATGTGACTTTGTTACGCGAAAAAGGCGTCGCGGAGTTTCCGGATGCTGTGACAGCTAGAGGGACAAAACACCTACTCGAACTTATCGATATGGTCGAAGCCGGGCATCGGGCCGTCATGTTTTACCTTGTTCAGAGGGATGACAGTTCCCAATTTAAGATAGCGGCAGATATTGACCTGGCATATGCCGATGCCTTAAAGAAGGCACGCAAACATGGTGTTGAAGTCTTATGCTATGATTGCAAGTTATCTGCAGATGCGATCGAGATAAACAAACCGGTTCCCTTGGCCCTTTGA
- a CDS encoding competence/damage-inducible protein A produces MSSESESSRKIVTAAMLVIGDEILSGRTQDKNVAHVATHIGEIGIQMKEVRVIPDVEDEIVDALNHCREKYDYVFTSGGIGPTHDDITADSVAKAFGVEIDYHPEAMDILTRHYQTSGIEFNEARKRMARIPFGGELIDNPVSKAPGFRIENVFVLAGVPMILQAMMESVLPQLSGGAKMLSKSIGAHLPEGKVAEQLGALQKRYPEVSMGSYPYFKHGNVGTNLVLRSVNEGDLEDAYQELQKILTELGAEFDLPE; encoded by the coding sequence ATGTCATCTGAAAGTGAGAGTTCCCGTAAAATTGTAACGGCTGCAATGCTGGTTATCGGCGATGAAATCCTCTCAGGCAGGACGCAGGATAAGAATGTGGCCCATGTAGCGACACATATCGGTGAGATAGGCATTCAGATGAAAGAGGTGCGTGTCATCCCTGATGTCGAGGATGAGATTGTCGATGCTCTTAATCATTGCCGTGAAAAATACGATTATGTGTTCACCAGCGGAGGTATTGGTCCCACACATGATGATATTACTGCAGATTCCGTTGCTAAGGCATTTGGTGTAGAAATTGATTACCATCCTGAAGCCATGGACATCCTGACGCGTCATTATCAGACATCAGGGATTGAATTTAACGAGGCTCGCAAGCGAATGGCCCGAATTCCGTTTGGGGGAGAATTGATCGACAATCCTGTTAGCAAGGCCCCCGGTTTCAGAATAGAAAATGTTTTCGTCTTGGCTGGCGTTCCCATGATCCTGCAGGCCATGATGGAAAGTGTTTTGCCGCAGTTGAGTGGCGGTGCGAAAATGCTCAGTAAATCGATTGGCGCCCATTTGCCGGAAGGTAAGGTCGCTGAGCAACTGGGGGCGTTGCAAAAGCGCTATCCTGAAGTCTCTATGGGATCTTATCCCTATTTTAAGCATGGGAACGTGGGAACAAACCTCGTTCTTCGGTCAGTCAATGAGGGTGACTTGGAAGACGCTTATCAAGAGCTGCAAAAGATCCTAACAGAGCTGGGAGCCGAATTCGATCTTCCAGAATAG